In Flavobacterium hankyongi, the genomic window GAGAAGCTAGTAAATAAAATTCAAAATCGGTTTTTTGTTGCTGGAGTTCCCGATGAAATTTTTAATGAAAAATTAGTTCTCTTTATTGAAGGTGAAGAGTTTAAGTTTGATATTTCAGTTTTTGATGAACTAGATAAATTTGAAAAACCAAAAGAAATATTTTTCATAAATAAATTTTCCGAAACCGAAACAGGAAAGATAAAAAGAAAAGAAATTATTAATCAATTCAAATAAAAAAGCAACTCGATAGAGTTGCTTTTTTATAGTGTATGTTAGAGGGTTTAATCATGATCAGGAGATGGTGCCTGAACAGGAATATCTGATTTTGAACCATCAATAGTAAAATTTAAACCACAGAATAGAAAATGAAAGTTACTGTTTGCAGTTGCTCCAAATTCTCTTTGAAACAAATATCCTAAAGACACTCCAAATGATTTGGTGAATTGATATCCACCTCCCAAATACATTCTGTTTCTATTTATTGTTGGTTTCTCTGGACCAATAAAAAGTTCATCATAAGTATTTAAGAAGATTGTTTTTGCTTCTACTTTTTCTTTATTTATAGGTACTATCAAATTCAATCTGTATCTATATCTTTCAGTATTGGTGTTAGCATCAGTAACAGGATTGTGAAAAAGTCTTTTTTCAAGTCGTACACGTTGTTCAAATTTAACTCTTGAAATGTTTTTGCTAAAAGTATATTGTAACCAAAAACGTAATTCTTCTCTTGATAATCTACTGTCTTTGTAATTTGCATATCGACCTAAGCCAATAAAAGCTTGATTACTTCCATTGATGTTATAACCCATTCCTCCTTTTACTTCGTAATAATCAATTTTAGAAAAATCGGCGATGGAACGTTCTTGGAGTTCAACGTATCCATACCATTTTTTGTTGAATTTATAAGTTAAAGAAAGACTCGAAAATCCTGATAAATGTTCATCATTTTGAGCGTTTGATTGCAGGTTGTAGAATAATGATAAGATTAAAATAAAAATTATTTTTTTCATTGTTGTGTGTTGTAGTTATAGTGTTTTGTTGTTATTTAAAAGTTGTGTATTGTATAAATGATTGTTATTTTTTTTAAAAAAGGTTTAAAAAAAAGAGACTAAAACTAGTCTCTTTTTTTAGAGTATATTTTTATTAGATAAAAATTCTTAAAATAAAATAGGTTATCGTTGCTAAGAGTGCTGATACCGGAATTGTAAGTATCCAAGCCCATAAAAGGTTTACGGTCACTCCCCAGCGTACTGCTGATACACGTTTTGTCACTCCAACACCAATAATTGAACCTGTAATTGTGTGTGTTGTAGATACTGGGATTTTAAAGTGTTCAGTAATAAATAATGTTAAAGCACCTGCAGATTCTGCAACAACACCTTCAAAAGCGGTTACTTTAGTAATCTTAGATCCCATTGTTTTTACAATTTTCCATCCACCACTTAAAGTACCTAGACCAATAACTGTATAACATGCTAATGGAATCCATTCAGGCATATGAGCTTTAATTCCTTTTTCTTCATTAGGTAAAACTACTTGCAACCATTCTGGCATTTGCATTACATCAACACCAGCTGTATTAATATATACAGCTACTGCAGCTGCAATGATTCCCATTACTTTTTGAGAGTCATTACCACCGTGACCTAAGCTGAATGCTGCTGATGATAATAACTGCGTTTTTTTAAGGATAGATTCGGCTTTACCTGCTGAGAAACTACTAAAAAGTAAGCATATAGTTCCAAGTGCAAAAACGATAAATCCTACCAAAAGCCATTTAATATTTTCAGGCTCACCGACAACACTCCAGAATTCAGACTCGAAACGTGGTTTCTTAATTTTATCATATCCTTTCATTACTGTCGATAAAAACCAAACAGTTGATGCAAGAAATGCTACAGTGAATATTTTAGGGTATAAACTTTTTTTAGCCGAATGCATGAACCATAGTGAAACTAGATAAGATATAAGCATACCTACAATAGGAGCTAATGCTATAAATGCAATAACTACTAAAACACCACTTGGTAATAGTTCACCTTCTTTAGCAGCTTTGAACCAGTTTACAATAGCAAATCCGTAATGCTCAGGATCAGTAACTCTACCTGAAAATCCGTGTGCTAATGCAGCCCCAGCAAATCCTCCAATAAGTGTATGTGATGATGATGATGGAATTCCTTTCCACCAAGTGAATAAGTTCCAAATAATTGCTGCTATAATTCCTGCCAGAATAACGGTTAAATCGATGCTTGAAGTTTTAGCAGTTTTAGCAACTGTATCAGCAACTCCAAAACCAAAAACCCAATACGCTAAGAAGTTAAAAAATGCAGCCCAAAGTACCGCTTGAAAAGGAGTAAGAACTTTAGTGGCAACAATAGTTGCAATTGAGTTTGCTGCATCATGGAAACCATTAATATAATCAAATAGTAATGCTAATATGATAATGATAATTAATAAAGTCATAATTAAAACCGAAAACGGTAATTAAGAGTGTTTTACTGATATTTGTTCGATAACGTTTGAAACGCCTTTACATCTGTCTGATGCCATTTCAAGTGCAGAAAGTACTTCTTTGTATTTAATAACTTTAATAGCATCTGTTTCATTTTCAAAAATATCAGCAACAGCTTTATCAAAAACCACATCACCTTTACTCTCTAATTTGTTTATACGTTTACACAAACCTTTAATTGATTGGTGATTTTTTAAGTCTTTTAATTCTTTAACAGCTTTATCAATTAATTGACATGCTTCTAAGTTGATTTCAGTTAATTTACGGATAGATTTTGTGATTTTCTCAACTTGGTATAAACGCATTCTGCTTGCTGCACCGTGCATATTATCGGCGACGTTATCAATAGATTTGATTAATGCATTAATATCTTCTCTGTCAAATGGTGTAATAAAGTTTTTGCTTAACTCTAATTGAGTTTTGTGAGCAATTCCTTCAATTTTATTTTCTAATTCTTCAATTTTTTGGTAATAACTGTCTCTTTCTTCTTTAGGTGCATTTACAGCTTCGTGTAACGTTTCTGCTAAAACTACAAGTGTACTACTAGCTTGTTCAAATAAAGGAAAGAATTTTGTGTCTTTTGGCACTAAAAATTGAAATATACTGTTTAGGTTCATGTTTTTTAATTTTTTATGCCGCAAAAGTAATTTTTCAATGTTAAGAAATCATTAACATAAGATGAAAAACACATTAAGATTGTAAAGAAATATTTAAGGAAAATTCGGAAAGAATGATTGAATTGGTTTTTGTATTTTAGCCACTCAAAAATATAAATAATTTACACAACTATACATTTATTATGGACTTAAACTTCAATAAAAACGAAGATCATAACAAACTTTTACTTTCAGAATTAAGGCAACGCTTTGCAAAAGTAAAGCTTGGTGGTGGAGAAAAAAGAATCGAAAAGCTTCATGCTGAAGGTAAAATGACAGCTCGTGAACGCATTGATTATTTGTTGGATAAAGATGAAAAATCAATTGAAATAGGTGCATTCGTTGGTGACGGGATGTATGTTGAACATGGCGGTTGTCCAAGTGGGGGAGTGGTTGTTAAAATTGGATACATACAAGGCAAACAATGTATAGTCGTGGCAAATGATGCAACGGTAAAAGCAGGAGCTTGGTTTCCTATCACGGCAAAGAAAAATCTAAGAGCACAAGAAATTGCTATTGAAAATAGATTGCCTATTATTTATCTAGTGGATTCGGCAGGAGTTTATTTACCAATGCAAGATGAAATTTTCCCTGATAAAGAGCATTTCGGACGAATTTTCAGAAATAATGCTATCATGAGCAGCATGGGGATTACGCAGATTGCCGCTGTTATGGGAAGTTGTGTAGCTGGAGGGGCTTATTTGCCAATTATGAGCGATGAAGCATTAATCGTTGATAAAACAGGAAGTATTTTCTTGGCAGGAAGTTACTTGGTTAAAGCTGCCATAGGTGAGACCATAGATAACGAAACGCTTGGAGGTGCAACCACACATTGTGAGATATCAGGAGTGACTGATTTTAAAGCAAAAGATGATAAAGATGCTTTAGATAGAATTAAAAGTGTCGTAGGTAAAATGGGCGATTTTGACAAAGCGGGTTATAACCGTGTTAAATCAGAAAAGCCAGCTCTAAATCCGCAAGATATTTACGGAATTTTGCCTAAATCTCGTGCTGAACAATATGATATGATGGAAATCATTAAACGTTTGGTTGATAATTCGGAATTTGATGAATATAAAGAGGGTTATGGTCAGACAATAATTACAGGTTATGCTCGTATTGATGGTTGGGCAGTAGGAATTGTAGCAAACCAGCGTTTAATTGCTAAGACTACAGGTGCAAAAACAAAACCAAGCGAAATGCAGTTTGGTGGGGTTATCTATTCTGATTCGGCTGATAAAGCAACACGTTTTATTGCGAACTGTAACCAAAAGAAAATTCCGTTGGTATTTGTTCATGATGTAACTGGTTTTATGGTAGGTTCAAAATCGGAACATGGTGGAATCATTAAAGACGGAGCTAAAATGGTGAATGCAGTTGCAAATAGTGTAGTACCTAAGTTTACCGTTGTGGTTGGAAATTCATACGGAGCTGGGAATTATGCAATGTGTGGTAAAGCTTACGATCCAAGATTGATCTTTGCCTGGCCAAGCGCAGAGCTTGCTGTAATGGGAGGAGCGCAGGCAGCAAAAGTATTAATGCAAATTGAAGCAGCTTCTTTAAAAGCAAAAGGAGAAGAAATTACGCCAGAAAAAGAGGAAGAATTGTTTACTAAAATTAAATCACGTTACGACGAACAAGTGTCACCTTATTATGCGGCTTCTCGTTTGTGGACAGATGCTATTATTGATCCACTTGAAACAAGAACCTGGATTTC contains:
- a CDS encoding DUF2490 domain-containing protein produces the protein MKKIIFILILSLFYNLQSNAQNDEHLSGFSSLSLTYKFNKKWYGYVELQERSIADFSKIDYYEVKGGMGYNINGSNQAFIGLGRYANYKDSRLSREELRFWLQYTFSKNISRVKFEQRVRLEKRLFHNPVTDANTNTERYRYRLNLIVPINKEKVEAKTIFLNTYDELFIGPEKPTINRNRMYLGGGYQFTKSFGVSLGYLFQREFGATANSNFHFLFCGLNFTIDGSKSDIPVQAPSPDHD
- a CDS encoding inorganic phosphate transporter; translated protein: MTLLIIIIILALLFDYINGFHDAANSIATIVATKVLTPFQAVLWAAFFNFLAYWVFGFGVADTVAKTAKTSSIDLTVILAGIIAAIIWNLFTWWKGIPSSSSHTLIGGFAGAALAHGFSGRVTDPEHYGFAIVNWFKAAKEGELLPSGVLVVIAFIALAPIVGMLISYLVSLWFMHSAKKSLYPKIFTVAFLASTVWFLSTVMKGYDKIKKPRFESEFWSVVGEPENIKWLLVGFIVFALGTICLLFSSFSAGKAESILKKTQLLSSAAFSLGHGGNDSQKVMGIIAAAVAVYINTAGVDVMQMPEWLQVVLPNEEKGIKAHMPEWIPLACYTVIGLGTLSGGWKIVKTMGSKITKVTAFEGVVAESAGALTLFITEHFKIPVSTTHTITGSIIGVGVTKRVSAVRWGVTVNLLWAWILTIPVSALLATITYFILRIFI
- a CDS encoding DUF47 domain-containing protein, whose amino-acid sequence is MNLNSIFQFLVPKDTKFFPLFEQASSTLVVLAETLHEAVNAPKEERDSYYQKIEELENKIEGIAHKTQLELSKNFITPFDREDINALIKSIDNVADNMHGAASRMRLYQVEKITKSIRKLTEINLEACQLIDKAVKELKDLKNHQSIKGLCKRINKLESKGDVVFDKAVADIFENETDAIKVIKYKEVLSALEMASDRCKGVSNVIEQISVKHS
- a CDS encoding acyl-CoA carboxylase subunit beta — translated: MDLNFNKNEDHNKLLLSELRQRFAKVKLGGGEKRIEKLHAEGKMTARERIDYLLDKDEKSIEIGAFVGDGMYVEHGGCPSGGVVVKIGYIQGKQCIVVANDATVKAGAWFPITAKKNLRAQEIAIENRLPIIYLVDSAGVYLPMQDEIFPDKEHFGRIFRNNAIMSSMGITQIAAVMGSCVAGGAYLPIMSDEALIVDKTGSIFLAGSYLVKAAIGETIDNETLGGATTHCEISGVTDFKAKDDKDALDRIKSVVGKMGDFDKAGYNRVKSEKPALNPQDIYGILPKSRAEQYDMMEIIKRLVDNSEFDEYKEGYGQTIITGYARIDGWAVGIVANQRLIAKTTGAKTKPSEMQFGGVIYSDSADKATRFIANCNQKKIPLVFVHDVTGFMVGSKSEHGGIIKDGAKMVNAVANSVVPKFTVVVGNSYGAGNYAMCGKAYDPRLIFAWPSAELAVMGGAQAAKVLMQIEAASLKAKGEEITPEKEEELFTKIKSRYDEQVSPYYAASRLWTDAIIDPLETRTWISMGIEAANHAPIEKQFNLGVIQV